The following coding sequences are from one Melospiza melodia melodia isolate bMelMel2 chromosome 2, bMelMel2.pri, whole genome shotgun sequence window:
- the OTC gene encoding ornithine transcarbamylase, mitochondrial, translating into MNVDLKGRDLLTLQSYTADELKYLLWMASDLKQRIKRKGEYLPLMQGKSLAVIFEKRSTRTRLSAETGFAVLGGHASFLTTQDIHLGTNESLTDTARVLSSMTNAILARVYNHNDLDLMAKEATVPIINGLSDLYHPLQILADYLTLQEHYGGLQGLTMAWIGDGNNVLHSFMVSAAKLGMHLRIATPRGFEPDLRITKISEQNSKEYGTKLLLTTDPLEAADSANVLVTDTWISMGQEEEKKERLKAFQGYQITMQTAKSAASNWTFLHCLPRKPEEVDDEVFYSPQSLVFQEAENRKWTIMAVMVSLLTDYSPQLQKPTF; encoded by the exons ATGAATGTTGACCTGAAAGGTCGGGATCTCCTTACTCTACAGAGCTACACAGCTGATGAACTGAAGTATTTGCTGTGGATGGCATCAGATTTGAAACAAAGGATAAAGCGCAAAGGAGAG TATTTGCCTTTGATGCAAGGCAAATCTTTGGCCGTGATTTTTGAGAAGAGAAGCACAAGAACAAGATTATCTGCAGAAACAG GATTTGCTGTCCTTGGAGGACATGCTTCCTTCCTTACAACACAAGATATACATCTGGGCACTAATGAGAGTCTCACAGATACAGCAAG GGTGCTGTCCAGCATGACAAATGCAATCTTGGCTCGAGTTTATAACCATAATGATCTGGACCTAATGGCAAAAGAAGCCACAGTCCCAATAATCAATGGATTGTCTGATTTATACCATCCTCTTCAGATTTTAGCTGATTACCTAACTCTTCAG GAGCACTATGGAGGGCTGCAGGGGCTCACCATGGCCTGGATCGGGGACGGCAACAACGTCCTGCACTCCTTCATGGTGAGCGCTGCAAAGCTGGGAATGCACCTGAGGATTGCCACTCCCAGG GGCTTTGAACCAGACCTCAGGATAACTAAAATAAGTGAACAGAACTCCAAAGAG TATGGTACAAAGTTGCTTCTCACAACAGACCCTTTGGAAGCTGCAGACAGTGCAAATGTCTTAGTCACAGACACTTGGATAAGCATGGGAcaagaggaggagaagaaagaaagacTAAAGGCTTTTCAAGGTTATCAGATTACAATGCAG ACTGCAAAATCTGCTGCTTCCAACTGGACTTTTTTACACTGTTTACCCAGAAAGCctgaagaagttgatgatgaagTATTTTATTCTCCACAGTCATTAGTTTTCCAGGAGGCTGAAAACAGAAAATGGACAATTATG